A window of Alphaproteobacteria bacterium genomic DNA:
TGTCGACCAGCACGCCGCCATGCGGCACGCGCGCCATGCGCCGCCGCGCCGGGGTGAACAGCGCCACGTCGCCGTAGTAGCGGGTCATGCGGTCGATCGCCTCGGGATGCTCGGAGATGCCGACACCGAAGGCCTTGGCGATGCAGTCGGCGGTGATGTCGTCGTGCGTCGGGCCGATGCCGCCCGTGGTGAAGACATAGTCGAACCTGCGGCGCACCTCGTTGACCGTCTCGACGATGCGTGCCTCGATGTCGGGCACCACCCGGCATTCCATCACCCGCACGCCGAGCTTGCCCAGCTCGGTGGCGAGGAACGGGATATTGGCGTCCTTGGTGCGGCCCGACAGGATCTCGTTGCCGATGACCAGGATGCAGGCGGTGACGATCTTCTCGGACATCGGCGGGAACTCGGGCGGCCATTGCGTCGGGTGCCGGCACCATAGCCAAGGCAGGCCGGCAAGGCATCCCCTACCCCTTGCCTGCCGGGGGTGGCGGTGCCAAATAGGGCGGCATGATGTTCCGGGCGGAGAAGACGGCGATGGAGGATTACTGGCGGCAGGACGAGCGCCAGATCAAGATCCATGCGCCCGAGGATTTCGAGGGCATGCGCAAGGCCGGCCGGCTGGCCGCCGAGGTCCTCGACATGCTGGTGCCGCGGGTCAAGCCGGGCGTCACCACGGAGCAGCTCGACAAGATCTGCCACGACTTCATCGTCGACCACGGCGCCGTGCCCGCCCCGCTGGGCTATCGCGGCTACCCGAAGTCGATCTGCACCTCGATCAACCACGTGGTCTGCCACGGCATCCCGGGCGATCGGGTGCTGGTCGACGGCGACGTGCTGAACATCGACATCACCGTGATCCTCGACGGCTGGTACGGCGACACCAGCCGCATGTTCTATGTCGGCGAGCCCAAGCTGCTGGCGCGCCGCCTGAGCGACACCACGCACGAGGCCATGATGCGCGGCATCGCCGCCGTGAAGCCCGGCGCGCGGCTGGGCGATATCGGCCACGCCATCCAGACACTGGCCGAGAGCAACCGTTTCTCGGTGGTCCGCGATTTCTGCGGCCATGGCCTGGGCCGCATCTTCCACGACGCGCCCAACATCCTGCATTACGGCGTCGCCGGCACCGGCCCTGTCCTCAAGCCGGGCATGTTCTTCACCATCGAGCCGATGATCAACGCCGGCCGTTACGAGGTGAAGATCCTGGGCGACGGCTGGACGGCGGTGACCAAGGACCGCTCGCTCTCGGCGCAGTTCGAGCACTCGGTCGGCGTCACCGAGACCGGCGTCGAGATCTTCACCCTCTCGCCCCAGGGGCTGCACAAGCCGCCCTACTGAGCCTCCGCCGGCTTTTTCCCGCCCCTGCCCTTTTGCTGCCGCAGTGTCCCTTACACTGCCCGACGCAACCTGCGCGGGCGGATCGGGGGGAAAGGCATGGCGCGGCGCAAGAACGGCCTGGGGGATGACGCGGCACCGCCGGCCGCATCCGACGATTCCGCACTCTTATCCCTGATCGCCGCCGGCCTGCATCTGCGGCAGGCCAGGATGCGGGATGGCTCCGAGATCTGGCGCATCGGCGGCAACACGCTGACGCACCGCGACGCGCTGCGCGAGGCCGGCGGCACGTGGAACCGCCTCGAGCAGGTCTGGGAGTTCGCCGGCGAGGATCCGACCGCGACGGTGGCGCTGGCGCTGGCTGCCAGGCCGGCGACCGTCGGCCACAATTCCAGGGAGGCCGGCGAGAAGCCGCATTACCACGGCCATCGCCAGCGCGTTCGCGACCGCGCGCTGGGCTCGGGTCTCGACGGCTTCCAGGACTACGAGCTGCTCGAATTGCTGCTGTTCTACGGCATAGAGCGCATCGACACCAAGCCGGTGGCCAAGAAGCTGCTGGCGCGCTTCGGCACGCTGGGCGACGTCTTCGCCGCAGACGCCGAGCTCCTGAAGGAGTTCGACATCGACCAGCGCACCCTGGTGCTGCTGCGCGCGCTGCGCGAGACCGGCGCGCGGCTGGCGCGGCGCGAGGTGGTCGAGCGGCCGGTGATCACGTCCTGGGACAAGCTGCTCGACTACTGCCACGCCGCGCTGGCGCACGAGAAGACCGAGCGCTTCAACATCCTCTTCCTCGACCGCAAGAACGTGCTGATCGCCGACGAGACCCAGCAGAGGGGCACGGTCGACCACACGCCGGTCTATCCGCGCGAAGTCGCCAAGCGCGCCCTGCAGCTCGACGCCTCGGCGATCATCATGGTGCACAACCATCCCTCGGGCGATCCCACGCCCTCGCGCGCCGACATCGAGATGACGAAAGAGGTAAAGACCGCGCTGAAGGCCGTCGGCATCGAGCTGCACGATCACCTGGTGATCGGCCGCAAGGCCAATGCCAGCTTCAGGAGCCTGGGGCTGCTGTAGGATCGGGCAAGAGCGCCAACCCCGAGCCTTGCCGGCCTTCGACACCGCCGCCACCGAGCAATTCGTAGACCTGATGCGCGCCGAAGCCCTTCAGGTGGCAAACGGCGCGCGGCAGGCAGGTGAACGCGCCGCCCAGCAGAGCCGCCGTCTCCTTCGCCAGCATGATCTGCATGGGCGCGGCGATCCTCTCGAGCCTGGCGGCAAGATTCACGGCCGGGCCGAAGACGTCGTAGACATACTTGTTGACGCCGACGATCGAGCCGACGACCGGACCGCTCGCGATGCCGATGCGACAACGCCATTGATTGCTGTTTGCCCGGTTGCGGCGGTCTATGTAGCCGCGCATTCGCAACGCCGCATGCGCGACACTGGCGGCATGGTCACTGTTGCGCTCCGGAAGCCCGCAAACCGCCATATAGGAATCGCCGTTCGTCTTGATGCGTTCGCAGCCGAACATCTCGGAAATGCGGTCCAAGGCGGAAAAGATGTCATTCAGCTCGGCCACCAGGGCCGCCGGATCGCGGGCGACCGCCATCTCCGAGAAGTCGACGAAATCGAGCATGAGGGCCGTAGCTCCGTCGAATCGCTGCGGCGAAACCGTGCCAAACTCGCGCATCTCCTGCAGGACCGCCCGCGGCATCAGGTTCAGAAGGAGCCGTTCGGCACGCGCCTTCTCCTGTTGAAGCTCGCGCAGGCTCTTTTCCGCCAGCCTCGAGTATGAATCGAGCATGAGCTCGGTGCGGCGACGCCTGCTGTCGTCGCGGACCTCGACCAGCAGGTTGCCTCCCGACATCATCGACAGCGCAACCTCGAACCCGATCGCGCGACCCGCCAGCCGCCGCTCGACGGCGAAGGAATGCCGATCCCGGGCGGAGATTTCCCGCGTCGCCAGGGCGATATCGAGCTCCGGAACGCGCGCCGTCAGCGAACCCTCGCCCGCGACGGCGGGAAACCAGGAATTGAAGCGCGCATTGGCAACGAGTACCGACCAGCAGCGTGGCGCGACCACGGCGACGCCGCTCGCGATCGCGTCAAGCAGGGTTGCCGGCTCAGGGGGCGGAGACGACAAGACGGCGTCGTTGGGCGAACTCGCCACAGATGAACTCGACATCGCCCGTTTCATAGTCGAACGCCTCCAGGACATCGCGCAGCAGCTGGTGCAGAGTGTCGAACTCCGGTCCGGTGATCCGCAGCCGCTGGTGCGCCCGCTGCAGATGGCCGTCGTCGATGACTTCGCCGCCGGCCATGAGGCCGGCGATCAGCTTCGTCTGGTGATCGACAAGCCGCGCCATGTCGACATCGGCGAAGTGCCGTTGCAGTGACGGACAGTCGAGGACCCGGTCGTAGAACTCCTCGACCACGAGGCGCACGCGGGCGAAGCCGCCGACGCGCGCCAGGACGGTTGTCCGGTTCACGGCGCCGTTCCGCCGTCGCCTCGAATGCGCCTGCGCTCGATGACGACTTCAACGGGCCGGCACACCGTGCTGCAAACGGGCGAGTGCCGCTGGGCATGGGCGATCAGCTCGTCGAGCTCGGCCTCGCTGCAGTCCGCCTTGACGTCCAGCTGGATGCGGATCTGCTCGTATCCCGGCGACACCGACTCGTCCAGGGCGAGCAGCCCCCTGATGTCCAGGTCGCCCTCCAGCATCGTCGACAGCTCGCGGATGCGGACGCCGCGCGCCATGGCGTGGAGCACCAGCGTCGTCGTCACGCAGCCCGCCAGCGCGTGCAGCAGGAACTCGACCGGATTGGCGCCCTCGTTGTTGCCCAGCAGGATCGGCGGCTCGCCGTTGACGAACTCGAAAGCGTCCGCCCTCGAGGCGTCCTCCTGGCGGGCACCGTAGAAATCGCGGATGGTCGAGCGGTTCTCTCCGCCGGTGATCCAGCGATTGCGAGCCCGGAACTGGAACCGGGCCAGGACAGGATCGGCCTTGACGGCGTCGATGGTTTCCAGGGCGGCCTGGACGTTGAGCCCGTTGAGGAAGGTCGGTTCCTGGACGGCGGCGTGCTGATGTATCATGGTCGTTCTCCTTCTCGTCCGCCTGCAAGACGACACTCGTGCGGCGACGTCTCCACGGGCGATGGGTGCAGAGTAGAGTGACACCCGGGCGCCGATCAGATCGGCTTCAGCCGCAATGGGTCTGTTCGTGCCAGAATCCGAATCGCGCCTGCTCGAGGTACACGTGGTCGCCCTCCCCGAAACATCGGGGTCGGCGCTGTACGGAATGATCGATGTGCTGGCGGCGACCGGCACCCTGTGGCGGCAGCTCGTCGACTACGAGACCGGCCAGAGCCTGTTGAAGCCCCGCATCGTGAGCCTGTCGCGCGACGCCTTTCGTTGCGGCAACAACATCCCGGTCATCCCCGATCTTGCCATCGACGAAGTGGCCAGGGCCGACATCGTGATCGTTCCGGAGTTGTGGCTGGCGCCCGACGACGACATGAAGGGACGCTACCCGGAACTGATCGCGTGGCTTCGCGACCGCCATGCGTCGGGCGCCACGATCTATTCCGCCTGCTCCGGGTCCGTGCTGCTGGCCGCGTCGGGATTGCTGAATGGCCGGGAGGCCACGTCGCACTGGGGCTATCAGGATCTGTTCCGCATGCGCTTCCCCGAGGTGAACTTCAGGCCGGAGCCCAACCTGGTGTTTGCCGACCCTTCGGGCAGGATCGTCACCGCCGGGGGCACGACTTCCTGGCACGATCTTGCGATCCACATCATCTCGCGCCATTGCAGCCCGGGTGAGGCGCTGCGTATCGCCAAGCTTTACCTTCTGAAGTGGCACAGCGAGGGGCAGCTTCCCTACACGAGCCTGGTCCGTCGACTGCCCCACGCAGACTCGATCGTTCGTCAGGCGGAAGGCTGGCTGTCCCGGAACCTGCCCGCGCCCAATCCCGTGGAGGGTGTCGTGGCGGCCATCGGAGTTCCGGAACGCACTCTCAAGCGGCGGTTCAAGGCAGCCACCGGCTCGACCATCATCGCCTACGTGCAGAATCTGCGTATCGAGGAAGCCAAGAAGCAGCTCGAGAC
This region includes:
- a CDS encoding adenylate/guanylate cyclase domain-containing protein, translated to MKRAMSSSSVASSPNDAVLSSPPPEPATLLDAIASGVAVVAPRCWSVLVANARFNSWFPAVAGEGSLTARVPELDIALATREISARDRHSFAVERRLAGRAIGFEVALSMMSGGNLLVEVRDDSRRRRTELMLDSYSRLAEKSLRELQQEKARAERLLLNLMPRAVLQEMREFGTVSPQRFDGATALMLDFVDFSEMAVARDPAALVAELNDIFSALDRISEMFGCERIKTNGDSYMAVCGLPERNSDHAASVAHAALRMRGYIDRRNRANSNQWRCRIGIASGPVVGSIVGVNKYVYDVFGPAVNLAARLERIAAPMQIMLAKETAALLGGAFTCLPRAVCHLKGFGAHQVYELLGGGGVEGRQGSGLALLPDPTAAPGS
- the radC gene encoding DNA repair protein RadC; the protein is MRDGSEIWRIGGNTLTHRDALREAGGTWNRLEQVWEFAGEDPTATVALALAARPATVGHNSREAGEKPHYHGHRQRVRDRALGSGLDGFQDYELLELLLFYGIERIDTKPVAKKLLARFGTLGDVFAADAELLKEFDIDQRTLVLLRALRETGARLARREVVERPVITSWDKLLDYCHAALAHEKTERFNILFLDRKNVLIADETQQRGTVDHTPVYPREVAKRALQLDASAIIMVHNHPSGDPTPSRADIEMTKEVKTALKAVGIELHDHLVIGRKANASFRSLGLL
- the map gene encoding type I methionyl aminopeptidase yields the protein MEDYWRQDERQIKIHAPEDFEGMRKAGRLAAEVLDMLVPRVKPGVTTEQLDKICHDFIVDHGAVPAPLGYRGYPKSICTSINHVVCHGIPGDRVLVDGDVLNIDITVILDGWYGDTSRMFYVGEPKLLARRLSDTTHEAMMRGIAAVKPGARLGDIGHAIQTLAESNRFSVVRDFCGHGLGRIFHDAPNILHYGVAGTGPVLKPGMFFTIEPMINAGRYEVKILGDGWTAVTKDRSLSAQFEHSVGVTETGVEIFTLSPQGLHKPPY
- a CDS encoding competence/damage-inducible protein A; the encoded protein is MSEKIVTACILVIGNEILSGRTKDANIPFLATELGKLGVRVMECRVVPDIEARIVETVNEVRRRFDYVFTTGGIGPTHDDITADCIAKAFGVGISEHPEAIDRMTRYYGDVALFTPARRRMARVPHGGVLVDNPISVAPGFQMGNVFTFAGIPRIVEGMFDAVKHRLVGGKPMLSRTVRTNQPEGLIAEKLGALQQRYEDIDIGSYPGFRNGRPSVQLVLRGTDDQRLASASIELQAFLREMGGEADEFVQ
- a CDS encoding group 1 truncated hemoglobin, with translation MNRTTVLARVGGFARVRLVVEEFYDRVLDCPSLQRHFADVDMARLVDHQTKLIAGLMAGGEVIDDGHLQRAHQRLRITGPEFDTLHQLLRDVLEAFDYETGDVEFICGEFAQRRRLVVSAP
- a CDS encoding helix-turn-helix domain-containing protein encodes the protein MGLFVPESESRLLEVHVVALPETSGSALYGMIDVLAATGTLWRQLVDYETGQSLLKPRIVSLSRDAFRCGNNIPVIPDLAIDEVARADIVIVPELWLAPDDDMKGRYPELIAWLRDRHASGATIYSACSGSVLLAASGLLNGREATSHWGYQDLFRMRFPEVNFRPEPNLVFADPSGRIVTAGGTTSWHDLAIHIISRHCSPGEALRIAKLYLLKWHSEGQLPYTSLVRRLPHADSIVRQAEGWLSRNLPAPNPVEGVVAAIGVPERTLKRRFKAATGSTIIAYVQNLRIEEAKKQLETTQDPFEEISATLGYENPAFFRLLFRRFTGLTPGQYRQMFLPFAKASQA
- a CDS encoding OsmC family protein; protein product: MIHQHAAVQEPTFLNGLNVQAALETIDAVKADPVLARFQFRARNRWITGGENRSTIRDFYGARQEDASRADAFEFVNGEPPILLGNNEGANPVEFLLHALAGCVTTTLVLHAMARGVRIRELSTMLEGDLDIRGLLALDESVSPGYEQIRIQLDVKADCSEAELDELIAHAQRHSPVCSTVCRPVEVVIERRRIRGDGGTAP